A region of Haliotis asinina isolate JCU_RB_2024 chromosome 7, JCU_Hal_asi_v2, whole genome shotgun sequence DNA encodes the following proteins:
- the LOC137291336 gene encoding uncharacterized protein yields MEAETNNQIPFLDILVSRNHSDNSIPETNPRQPLVNRKIAATLSPPTTKPSRPESAPKKISIPYIGKPSHQISRLLKQQAGIDTTFTTSVTINTLLQANERKHPQAIKPNPKDVIYKIDSSGGHSYIGETSRPVDSRIKEHQKSTIKSDQKSAVSDHIAAHPDHQINWTDYTILSKNQSDFTKRKIAEAINIKRYRPLINRDQGYPIPTAYDELIKPL; encoded by the exons ATGGAGGCAGAAACCAACAACCAGATCCCATTCCTAGACATCCTTGTATCCCGCAACCATTCAGACAACAGTATACCGGAAACCAACCCACGCCAACCA CTAGTGAACAGGAAAATTGCAGCAACTTTATCACCACCTACTACCAAACCCTCTCGACCTGAATCGGCTCCAAAAAAGATTTCCATCCCATACATCGGCAAGCCCTCCCACCAGATCAGCAGACTTCTTAAGCAACAAGCAGGAATAGACACCACCTTCACCACCTCTGTCACCATCAACACCCTCCTACAGGCCAATGAAAGAAAACACCCACAAGCCATAAAACCCAACCCCAAGGATGTAATCTACAAAATTGACAGCAGTGGTGGGCACTCATACATAGGAGAAACATCCAGGCCTGTCGACAGCAGAATCAAGGAGCATCAGAAATCTACCATCAAATCAGACCAGAAATCAGCAGTGTCAGATCACATAGCGGCCCATCCCGATCACCAAATCAACTGGACTGACTACACCATCCTCTcaaagaaccaatcagactttaccaaaaggaaaatagctgaagcaatcaacatcaaaaGATACCGACCCCTgattaacagagaccaaggtTACCCCATCCCGACAGCTTACGATGAGCTCATCAAACCACTCTAG